A section of the Cytophagia bacterium CHB2 genome encodes:
- a CDS encoding class I SAM-dependent methyltransferase, translating into MPRPPEAKRRIHNPRLERKRTGNIYIMAIIIDPEEKEIAALRQAANWRDRRVLEAGCGNGRLTLRLAQLGALVTAFDPSAAPVHQAQQSLPERFLGRVAYYTGSAEALPHPDASLDLVVLSWSLC; encoded by the coding sequence ATCCATAACCCCCGGCTTGAAAGAAAACGTACTGGAAACATTTACATCATGGCCATTATCATCGATCCCGAAGAAAAAGAAATTGCCGCTCTGCGGCAAGCTGCCAATTGGCGCGATCGGCGCGTGCTCGAGGCCGGTTGCGGTAACGGCCGTCTGACTCTTCGTCTCGCGCAACTGGGCGCGCTGGTGACGGCGTTCGATCCCAGCGCCGCGCCGGTTCACCAGGCCCAACAGAGCTTGCCCGAACGCTTCCTCGGGCGCGTCGCGTATTACACCGGCTCGGCAGAAGCGTTGCCGCATCCGGATGCGTCGCTCGATCTTGTCGTCTTGTCTTGGTCGCTGTGCTGA